TGAAAAAACAGGCAACTGTCGAAGCATGGCTGAACCAGCCATCGTGTCGGCATCTTGGAGCCGCGTGTTCGCCTTGAGGCCCTGCCGGTAGGATCCCTGCAGTTGAAGTCATTGTCGGCATTCTGACAACAATGGACATGAACCGCCGAACTATCAAGGCGACCAGGTTGTTGTCTAGCAATGGTTTTCCGAATCGGCACGGCACTTGCGTTACCAAAAACAAGTACGCCGCGGCACGGATCGCCCAAGAGGCTGAACGACCTGATCTGTTTGACCCTCGCAGCAGGGGTGGATGGCTAACACAAAGGAAACTTTGAAGGTGGACGTTTTCGAAAGTTCTCCAATACCTGTCAGGAAAACACGGACGCCATCTTTCTCGGTGGATCTAGCCTTGCTGGGAGTCGCATTCGTTTGGGGGGCGAGCTATCCGGTCGGGAAAGGCGCACTGTTCTACGCGCCGGTTTCGATACTTGTTCTTTATCGCTTCCTGATTACTACGATCATTACGGCAGTGGCTGCAAGACATGAGATCGCATTGGTCTCCTGGGGCGATTTCATCCGCGGCTTCGCATTGGGAACAATACTTTTTTGCATCTTTATTGCTGAAACTTACGGCGTTGCATCGACAAGCGCAATGAACACGGCCTTGATCATATCGCTTTGTGTGATTTTCACGCCGAGCATCGACTATGGGCTATCACGGCGACTTCCACCTACGGGCATTTTGGCAAGTGCTGCCATAGCGTGCATCGGTGTCGGCATTCTCACTGGCGGGA
This region of Mesorhizobium sp. M2A.F.Ca.ET.046.03.2.1 genomic DNA includes:
- a CDS encoding DMT family transporter, which produces MANTKETLKVDVFESSPIPVRKTRTPSFSVDLALLGVAFVWGASYPVGKGALFYAPVSILVLYRFLITTIITAVAARHEIALVSWGDFIRGFALGTILFCIFIAETYGVASTSAMNTALIISLCVIFTPSIDYGLSRRLPPTGILASAAIACIGVGILTGGISRFSPGDALVLGAAILRAVMVVSTKRLLAGRQISSAALTAIQGSTVATLTFVLAVAQFGISGLVVRATLQFWGAVAFLALFCTLAAFYIQNAAVRKSTPTRVGFLMGTEPFFGFVLAHLLLNEPLTVPSLIGAGLVLAATFAGIWFESRTSK